The Coriobacteriia bacterium region GCAACGCTCACGAGCCAGCCACCCGATACAGACCATGCTTGTCGATGTACGCGACCACCGATTCGGGTGTCAGGTAGCGGATCGGGCGGCGCGTTCCAACCCGCCGGCGAATGTCAGTCGACGAGATGGCGAGCGCGGGCACCTCGATGTACTCGATTCTGAAGTGGGTCTCAGCGTCTTCGTGCGCCCGCCGAGCTGCCTCGAGGTCGTAACCGGGCCGGGTAACGCCGATGAACGTTGCGAGGTCTGCGATCGTCTCGGCGTCGCGCCATCCCACGATGTCCCATACCGCATCCGCACCTGTGATGAAGAACATCTCAGTCGACGGCGGATTCGCCTCGCGTAACGAGCGAAGCGTGTCCACCGTGTAGGTAAGGCCAGGTCGGTCGACCTCGAGTCGGCTGACATCGAAGTCGGGATTGGACGCCGTCGCGAGCACAGTCATCAAGTAGCGGTCCTCCGCCGGCGTCACGTCCGCGCGGTCCTTGAAAGCCGGGAGCCCCGTCGGCATGAAGAGAACTCGGTCCAGATTGAACTGAACCAAGGCCTCCTCTGCAGTGACGAGGTGAC contains the following coding sequences:
- a CDS encoding nicotinate-nucleotide adenylyltransferase is translated as MGGTFDPIHFGHLVTAEEALVQFNLDRVLFMPTGLPAFKDRADVTPAEDRYLMTVLATASNPDFDVSRLEVDRPGLTYTVDTLRSLREANPPSTEMFFITGADAVWDIVGWRDAETIADLATFIGVTRPGYDLEAARRAHEDAETHFRIEYIEVPALAISSTDIRRRVGTRRPIRYLTPESVVAYIDKHGLYRVAGS